Proteins encoded in a region of the Atopobium sp. oral taxon 416 genome:
- a CDS encoding NAD(P)-dependent oxidoreductase, translating to MRSEILDNLLGDLDGALLEPFRDKAVVVTGATGLIGSLVCKALLLADGNISLGCVVVAVVRNRKKAEDILGDYASLGDLRIVVCNLAEGEAPELAELDGADFILHAASVTKSRVMVERPVDVIRTSLNGTKAMLGLARDADARLVYLSSMEVYGTLVEGQVADESSLGWIDLTSPRTCYPESKRMCECLCAAYASQYGTQACSARLAQTFGAGVLPGENRAFAQFARSAMAGEDIVLRTRGLSEGNYVNSIDCVAGLLVLLARGEAGQAYNVANEESHGTIREVAQLAADVLGDGHSNVVIDVDGENSAGYAPDVHLRLSSKKLRRLGWEPKISLTSSFRQLGTYMTEQEDDCID from the coding sequence ATGAGGTCAGAGATACTCGACAATCTTCTGGGCGACTTAGACGGCGCCCTCCTCGAGCCCTTCCGAGACAAGGCGGTCGTGGTGACTGGGGCCACGGGGCTTATAGGCTCGCTCGTCTGCAAGGCGCTCCTGTTAGCCGACGGGAATATTAGCCTGGGGTGCGTGGTCGTGGCCGTAGTGCGCAATAGAAAGAAAGCGGAGGACATCCTCGGAGACTATGCATCCCTGGGCGACCTTCGCATAGTTGTCTGCAACCTCGCGGAAGGTGAGGCTCCTGAGTTAGCTGAGTTAGATGGCGCAGATTTCATATTACATGCGGCTTCTGTGACCAAGTCCAGGGTGATGGTCGAGAGGCCCGTAGACGTTATTCGCACCTCCTTGAACGGTACTAAGGCCATGTTGGGACTGGCTCGTGACGCGGATGCTCGTCTGGTGTACCTCTCCTCCATGGAAGTCTATGGAACTCTTGTAGAGGGGCAGGTGGCCGACGAGTCATCTCTGGGCTGGATTGATCTCACAAGCCCCCGTACCTGTTACCCTGAGTCTAAGCGTATGTGCGAGTGCCTCTGTGCAGCCTATGCCAGCCAGTATGGGACGCAGGCGTGCTCCGCTCGCCTCGCACAGACCTTCGGAGCGGGTGTACTGCCGGGGGAGAACCGTGCCTTCGCGCAGTTCGCCCGGTCAGCCATGGCGGGCGAGGACATAGTGCTTAGGACGCGAGGCCTATCTGAAGGCAACTACGTGAACTCAATTGACTGTGTGGCCGGACTCCTCGTTCTGCTTGCGAGGGGGGAAGCCGGGCAAGCTTACAATGTGGCCAATGAGGAGTCGCATGGGACTATTCGTGAGGTGGCACAACTGGCCGCTGATGTGCTGGGCGACGGACATTCCAATGTTGTCATCGATGTGGACGGGGAGAACTCAGCTGGCTACGCGCCCGACGTACATCTGCGGCTCTCGTCCAAAAAACTCCGTAGACTCGGCTGGGAGCCTAAGATTTCGCTTACAAGCTCTTTCCGTCAGCTGGGCACTTACATGACTGAGCAGGAAGATGACTGTATAGACTGA
- a CDS encoding oligosaccharide flippase family protein, protein MNKRYILQNMSVAFLAQGVSLSLSVLQTLLVPKLLGVEQYGYWQLYIFYVSYVGFFHLGLSSGVYLATGGQTREEMDKASIKSQMLFGAFYETIMAVVIVLLSTFLRAGAERTFVIVMTAIYLVLQNLATFMMNELQCMNETKKSSYSTIIERLAFLVPLLVFLVMKVDSFYPYVFAYTASTVVQLAYCAWNLHDFWKASWLGMRRAAELSWESIKIGFPMMLANIMSMLILGIGRFFIDAAWGIETFGRLSLALSLVSFFLAFVSQASMVLFPSLRQASGGEVRGFYKAARDAMGLLFPMAYAFYFPLAWILSLWLPAYADTFVYLIFLLPICVFDSKYNITGVTYYNVLRRERTMLVVNSVAAAASLVLTLLAVYVVKSVFAVIATMTFVIAVRSVWSELYMNRLLSVAASKIGVVELALTVEYIAVAYLLPAVPAFAVYTASYTVFLAVFRQELTETVQKLRAS, encoded by the coding sequence ATGAATAAACGATATATCCTGCAGAACATGTCAGTGGCCTTCTTGGCTCAAGGCGTGAGCCTATCGCTGTCCGTCTTGCAAACTTTACTGGTACCTAAGCTGCTGGGTGTAGAGCAGTACGGCTACTGGCAGCTTTACATCTTCTACGTAAGCTATGTTGGCTTTTTCCATCTTGGGCTCTCTTCGGGCGTGTATCTGGCCACGGGTGGGCAGACGCGTGAGGAGATGGACAAGGCCTCCATCAAGAGTCAGATGCTCTTCGGAGCCTTCTACGAAACGATCATGGCCGTGGTAATCGTCTTGCTTTCGACTTTTCTACGGGCGGGTGCTGAGCGCACCTTCGTCATTGTGATGACGGCCATCTACTTGGTGCTGCAGAATCTGGCTACGTTCATGATGAATGAGCTGCAGTGTATGAACGAGACCAAGAAGTCGTCCTACTCGACCATCATTGAGCGATTGGCCTTCTTGGTACCGTTGCTTGTATTCCTGGTGATGAAGGTCGATAGCTTCTACCCCTACGTCTTCGCCTATACGGCCTCGACTGTAGTGCAGCTGGCCTACTGTGCCTGGAATCTGCACGACTTTTGGAAGGCCTCTTGGCTGGGAATGCGCCGAGCGGCAGAGTTGAGCTGGGAGAGCATCAAGATAGGATTTCCCATGATGCTAGCCAACATCATGAGCATGCTGATACTGGGCATCGGTCGTTTCTTCATTGACGCAGCGTGGGGTATCGAGACCTTCGGGCGTCTCTCGTTGGCGCTCTCTCTGGTGAGCTTCTTCCTCGCCTTTGTGAGCCAAGCCTCGATGGTGCTTTTCCCGTCGCTGCGCCAGGCGAGTGGGGGCGAGGTCCGAGGCTTCTATAAAGCCGCACGGGATGCGATGGGCCTCCTTTTTCCGATGGCCTACGCGTTCTACTTCCCGCTGGCGTGGATTTTGTCGCTCTGGCTTCCCGCTTACGCGGACACTTTCGTGTACCTGATTTTTCTGTTGCCCATATGCGTCTTCGATAGTAAGTACAACATAACTGGTGTGACCTACTACAACGTGTTACGGCGCGAGCGGACGATGCTGGTCGTAAACTCGGTTGCTGCTGCGGCGTCGCTCGTGCTGACATTGTTGGCGGTGTATGTGGTGAAATCGGTCTTCGCGGTAATAGCGACGATGACTTTTGTAATAGCTGTGAGAAGCGTGTGGTCTGAGCTATATATGAACCGGCTCCTCAGTGTGGCTGCGAGCAAGATTGGGGTCGTAGAACTAGCACTGACGGTGGAGTACATAGCTGTGGCATACTTGCTGCCAGCGGTGCCGGCGTTTGCCGTGTATACAGCAAGCTACACGGTGTTCCTGGCGGTGTTCCGACAGGAACTGACAGAGACGGTGCAGAAGCTGCGAGCGTCATAG
- a CDS encoding 2-C-methyl-D-erythritol 4-phosphate cytidylyltransferase: MVIAVIFAGGVGTRMRSKDTPKQFLVVHGEPIIVRTVRHFHEHPCIDSIVVVSVADWLGYCRDLLASYGMSKVTAVVPGGTTGQESIYKGLCEAERNADGKRAVVLVHDGVRPLIDKKTITANIKAVERTGSAVTCVPAKETVLMRDASRDVVSIPDRSALELARAPQSFWLDELLTAHRDAIGRGRCDYIDSASMMFERGVHLTPVEGPDENMTVTTPDDFFLLQAILNAQENRQIYGI, from the coding sequence ATGGTAATTGCCGTTATTTTTGCTGGGGGTGTAGGGACGCGTATGCGCTCCAAAGATACGCCCAAGCAGTTCCTCGTGGTACACGGGGAACCCATTATCGTACGTACGGTGCGCCACTTCCATGAGCACCCTTGCATCGATTCCATTGTGGTCGTGAGCGTGGCCGATTGGCTCGGCTATTGTCGCGATTTGCTGGCCAGTTACGGTATGAGCAAGGTCACTGCTGTGGTACCGGGCGGGACTACAGGGCAAGAGTCGATATACAAGGGCCTCTGCGAGGCAGAGCGTAATGCGGACGGTAAAAGAGCCGTTGTTCTTGTCCATGATGGCGTGCGTCCACTCATCGATAAAAAGACAATTACTGCTAATATCAAGGCTGTTGAGAGGACGGGCTCCGCTGTCACCTGCGTGCCCGCCAAGGAGACTGTGCTCATGCGCGATGCATCGAGGGATGTCGTCTCGATACCGGACCGTTCGGCATTGGAACTGGCGCGTGCTCCGCAGAGCTTCTGGTTGGATGAGCTTCTGACCGCTCATCGCGACGCCATTGGCCGTGGTAGATGTGACTACATCGACTCAGCTTCGATGATGTTCGAGCGTGGCGTACACCTCACGCCTGTTGAGGGGCCCGATGAGAACATGACGGTAACGACGCCGGATGACTTCTTCCTGCTGCAAGCTATCCTCAATGCTCAAGAGAATCGGCAGATCTATGGGATATAG
- a CDS encoding transposase: MRNCIAATGSRSLKKRVARIMAPVFRAKDTNQVRALFHLAAKMLEKCCPKVAEIWEDAEADALAYLDFPASHWKRLRTNNLQERTNHKIKRRTKVVQVFPSQKSLMRLVGSVLAELFEKRKPALPPTPERLAELRELARKAIMPALSLWT, translated from the coding sequence ATGAGGAACTGCATAGCCGCCACAGGCTCCAGGAGCCTGAAGAAGAGGGTGGCAAGGATCATGGCTCCAGTCTTTCGTGCCAAGGACACCAACCAGGTGCGCGCCCTTTTCCACCTCGCGGCTAAGATGCTTGAGAAGTGCTGCCCCAAGGTGGCAGAGATCTGGGAGGATGCCGAGGCGGATGCCCTCGCCTACCTGGACTTCCCTGCATCCCACTGGAAGCGCCTGCGCACCAACAACCTACAAGAGCGCACCAACCACAAGATCAAGCGCCGCACGAAGGTCGTGCAGGTGTTCCCCTCGCAGAAGTCGCTCATGAGGCTTGTGGGATCGGTCCTCGCAGAGCTCTTCGAGAAGCGGAAGCCTGCGCTGCCTCCCACGCCGGAGAGGCTGGCAGAGCTCAGGGAGCTCGCCAGGAAGGCAATAATGCCAGCCTTGAGCTTGTGGACGTGA
- a CDS encoding phosphorylcholine transferase LicD, whose product MLQEQVPCVKGELSLREVQLASLAILKRIDAICRAEGIRYWVMYGTLIGAIRHHGFIPWDDDLDIAMPRPDYERFLAYFAEHSDELRPLVALRGDGSPTLPFLITRVSDTTYRMVGEYGDEVPDLGAFVDVYPMDGAGDTLEGARKHKVECMKASHKYLQAGDFSYNNRENGALKRTFKKIHSTMLGDASKWANRVVEMSKKLSFDESTFVACLEWDWALEEIYPSKLFSKVDDVTFEDMKVSVPVGYDKILTADYGDYMQLPPEPERVGHHFYAIVRR is encoded by the coding sequence ATGTTACAGGAACAAGTTCCGTGCGTGAAGGGCGAGCTTTCCCTGCGTGAGGTCCAGCTGGCATCGCTGGCCATACTGAAGCGCATAGACGCTATCTGCCGGGCTGAGGGTATCAGGTACTGGGTGATGTACGGAACGCTCATAGGCGCCATTCGGCACCACGGATTTATCCCTTGGGACGACGATCTGGATATAGCCATGCCGAGACCTGACTACGAGCGATTCCTGGCATACTTTGCGGAGCACTCTGACGAGCTGCGGCCCCTGGTTGCCCTACGCGGTGACGGGTCGCCGACGCTGCCTTTCCTCATCACGCGGGTGAGCGACACTACCTACAGGATGGTCGGTGAGTACGGAGATGAGGTACCTGACCTCGGTGCGTTTGTTGATGTATATCCGATGGACGGAGCTGGAGACACGCTGGAGGGGGCACGAAAACACAAGGTTGAGTGTATGAAAGCCAGTCACAAGTACCTCCAGGCGGGAGATTTTTCTTATAACAACCGTGAGAATGGCGCGTTGAAACGCACCTTCAAGAAAATCCACTCGACGATGCTTGGAGATGCCAGTAAGTGGGCAAATCGTGTGGTTGAGATGTCGAAGAAGCTCTCCTTTGACGAATCGACTTTTGTGGCGTGCCTTGAGTGGGACTGGGCGCTAGAGGAGATTTATCCTTCAAAGCTTTTCTCCAAGGTGGATGACGTCACCTTCGAGGACATGAAGGTCTCTGTCCCTGTTGGCTACGATAAGATTCTTACCGCTGATTATGGTGACTATATGCAGCTGCCTCCCGAGCCAGAACGCGTGGGACACCATTTCTATGCGATTGTGAGGCGATGA